In Actinomycetota bacterium, a genomic segment contains:
- a CDS encoding ABC transporter permease gives MIGYTARRVASLVPVWLGITLIAFALNAITPGDPARIILEQRSAEAPSQAEVEALREELGLTDPLPVRFARYVGHAATGDLGTSYRTGQPVLSELARRFVVTLQVAVPALVLALALSIPLGVAAASRRNTPVDHVSRLGALVGASVPSFWLAYLLILWLSVGLGLLPVAGRGSWRHLMLPSVTLALGAAAGIARLTRASVLEVLSEGYVRTARAMGVPRRVVLFRHALKNALIPVVTLAGLRFGYLLGGAVIVETVFAWPGLGKHVVDAIYDRDYPTVQGFVLFIGTVFVFVNLAVDVLYVRLDPRVRLADRGPGVAA, from the coding sequence ATGATCGGGTACACGGCCCGCCGCGTCGCGTCCCTGGTCCCTGTGTGGCTCGGCATCACGCTGATCGCGTTCGCCTTGAACGCGATCACCCCGGGCGACCCTGCGCGCATCATCCTCGAACAGCGCAGCGCCGAAGCCCCGTCGCAGGCGGAGGTCGAGGCGCTGCGTGAGGAGCTGGGGCTGACCGACCCTCTGCCGGTGCGCTTCGCTCGCTACGTCGGCCACGCCGCGACCGGCGACCTGGGGACCTCGTACCGCACCGGGCAGCCGGTCCTCAGCGAGCTGGCGCGACGGTTCGTGGTGACGCTGCAGGTCGCGGTGCCCGCGCTGGTGCTGGCCCTGGCGCTGTCGATCCCGCTCGGGGTGGCGGCCGCCTCCCGGCGCAACACGCCGGTCGATCACGTGTCGCGGTTGGGGGCGCTGGTCGGCGCGTCGGTGCCCAGCTTCTGGCTGGCGTACCTGCTGATCCTGTGGCTGTCAGTGGGCCTGGGGTTGTTGCCCGTCGCCGGTCGCGGGAGCTGGCGTCACCTGATGCTACCGTCGGTGACCCTGGCCCTGGGCGCAGCCGCCGGTATAGCCCGGTTGACACGGGCCAGCGTCCTGGAGGTCTTGAGCGAGGGGTACGTCCGCACCGCCCGGGCGATGGGCGTGCCACGCCGTGTCGTCCTGTTCCGTCACGCGCTGAAGAACGCGCTGATCCCGGTGGTGACGCTGGCCGGCCTGCGCTTCGGCTACCTGCTGGGCGGTGCGGTCATCGTCGAGACCGTCTTCGCGTGGCCGGGCCTCGGCAAGCACGTCGTCGACGCGATCTACGACCGCGACTACCCCACGGTTCAGGGTTTCGTGCTGTTCATCGGAACGGTCTTCGTCTTCGTCAACCTGGCGGTGGACGTGCTCTACGTGCGCTTGGACCCGCGCGTCCGGCTGGCCGACCGGGGGCCCGGTGTCGCCGCTTGA